One part of the Microcoleus sp. FACHB-831 genome encodes these proteins:
- a CDS encoding NADAR family protein → MTIYFYKVNDPYGCFSNFSPHGICLGGKDWQTVEHYYQAQKFVGSPDEALSAAIARAKTPQEAAALGRDCTKIIRPDWEQVKAPIMQEAVLIKFLTHKDIQAILISTGDREIVEDSPTDYYWGCGVDKTGRNQLGQILMSVRQQIREHLSKN, encoded by the coding sequence ATGACAATCTACTTCTACAAAGTAAACGATCCCTACGGCTGTTTTTCCAACTTTTCTCCTCACGGAATTTGCCTTGGGGGTAAAGACTGGCAGACGGTGGAGCATTACTATCAAGCGCAAAAATTTGTGGGAAGTCCGGATGAAGCTTTAAGCGCCGCGATCGCTAGAGCCAAAACTCCCCAAGAAGCCGCCGCACTGGGACGCGATTGCACAAAGATTATCCGTCCCGACTGGGAACAGGTAAAAGCCCCGATCATGCAAGAAGCAGTTCTCATCAAGTTTCTCACCCACAAAGACATTCAAGCCATTCTCATCAGCACGGGCGATCGCGAGATTGTGGAGGACTCCCCTACTGATTACTACTGGGGCTGTGGCGTAGATAAAACTGGCCGAAATCAGCTAGGCCAAATTCTAATGAGCGTCCGTCAACAAATCCGCGAACACCTGAGTAAAAATTAG
- a CDS encoding DUF4129 domain-containing protein, translating to MSADAFEKTNLGWQVQQLQQQLGEWMELTFSPTQRKGWDKSPFSWLDNLSLPDWLPKVFLWLAIGLLVAWIAWQLWQAWGYSLSSFRLRQRNSASKPRQEAAIERSLSDWLRLAQDFYRQGNYREACRAIYMAMLQRLNDTGIAPHEPSRTDGEYLQITQQFPPEISYQTLLTVHEQLCFGNAEISSVDFDRCQQAYNEIDSNE from the coding sequence ATGTCAGCAGATGCATTTGAAAAAACTAACCTCGGTTGGCAGGTGCAGCAACTCCAGCAGCAGTTAGGGGAGTGGATGGAACTGACGTTCTCTCCAACGCAACGCAAAGGCTGGGATAAATCCCCGTTTTCCTGGTTAGATAATTTGTCATTGCCCGACTGGTTGCCCAAAGTCTTCTTGTGGTTAGCGATCGGGTTGTTGGTAGCCTGGATCGCTTGGCAGCTGTGGCAAGCATGGGGTTATTCTCTGAGTTCTTTTCGCTTAAGACAGAGAAATTCTGCCTCAAAACCAAGGCAAGAGGCAGCTATTGAGCGATCGCTGTCAGATTGGCTGCGCCTCGCTCAGGATTTTTATCGACAGGGAAACTACCGCGAAGCTTGTAGAGCAATTTATATGGCTATGTTACAGCGCTTAAATGACACTGGAATTGCCCCGCACGAACCCAGCCGCACCGATGGCGAGTATCTCCAAATAACCCAGCAATTTCCCCCAGAGATATCGTATCAAACTTTACTTACAGTTCACGAGCAGCTTTGTTTTGGCAATGCCGAAATATCGTCGGTAGATTTCGATCGGTGTCAGCAGGCATATAACGAAATTGATAGTAATGAATAA